A window from Culex pipiens pallens isolate TS chromosome 3, TS_CPP_V2, whole genome shotgun sequence encodes these proteins:
- the LOC120432184 gene encoding uncharacterized protein LOC120432184: protein MNPAGHPRSSKRLANKRRQLKLKILLLQERLSTLEEDQQLPSMPEFRVFAKNIERFYGELDRVLREIEDCDSFADERDAHDMECAAIEGLLQGVNNKIVALSLALLSKPVQATEQQQVQPLAVSQQVAIPTPLFTNDARGEGECTGDCDVPERTDLAAADAKVCAPIQLLSSPSNATTERGDPLCTRCNGCHLSTDCFVPSEVPLGQSHETNSNLKAFQSMPDSPAEPEVVQHEASTRVRGDVDMSGDSGVPPTLRSEERIRGDLDVGWCQPVELGSLLPADAEREDAKSDDPRQGTAGLVDEDRDIATNQAVKDEDARSLQPAEADEVNDEDRSLSINAQPVCTSPAVQEDAATKPSHKSETYSCQLYNANVARSTDRVRAARKFAEKLLQSVIFTNNEKQSRLVWDPGLQLRSASRSTIRPTEEHHQMAASSGRSMRI from the coding sequence ATGAATCCCGCTGGACATCCGAGGTCCTCGAAGAGGTTGGCCAACAAGCGACGCCAGCTGAAGTTGAAGATCCTGCTACTCCAAGAACGACTTTCCACCCTCGAAGAAGACCAGCAATTGCCATCCATGCCGGAGTTCCGGGTGTTCGCGAAGAACATCGAGCGATTCTACGGTGAGTTAGATCGAGTGCTGCGAGAAATTGAGGATTGCGACAGTTTTGCCGATGAACGAGACGCCCACGACATGGAGTGTGCGGCGATTGAGGGGCTACTCCAAGGAGTCAACAACAAGATTGTAGCCCTCAGTCTCGCACTGCTGTCCAAGCCCGTCCAAGCCACTGAACAGCAACAAGTCCAGCCTTTAGCAGTCTCGCAGCAGGTTGCCATCCCAACTCCGCTTTTCACGAACGACGCTCGTGGTGAAGGAGAGTGTACCGGTGACTGCGATGTTCCGGAGAGAACCGACCTAGCTGCAGCTGATGCTAAGGTATGTGCCCCAATTCAACTCCTCTCGAGCCCATCCAACGCAACCACAGAGCGTGGCGACCCGTTGTGCACGCGGTGCAACGGTTGCCACTTGAGTACCGACTGCTTTGTACCCAGTGAAGTACCTCTCGGACAGAGTCACGAGACGAACTCCAACCTGAAAGCCTTCCAAAGCATGCCAGACAGTCCCGCCGAACCTGAAGTGGTTCAACACGAAGCCTCGACAAGAGTTCGAGGTGACGTCGACATGTCCGGCGATTCGGGCGTACCTCCTACGCTGCGGTCAGAAGAGCGGATACGCGGTGACCTCGACGTTGGCTGGTGTCAGCCAGTGGAACTTGGTTCACTGCTACCAGCCGACGCAGAACGAGAAGACGCCAAGTCCGATGACCCAAGGCAGGGGACAGCTGGACTGGTAGACGAAGATCGCGATATCGCCACGAACCAGGCAGTGAAGGACGAGGACGCTCGATCACTGCAACCAGCCGAAGCCGACGAAGTGAACGACGAGGACCGTTCGCTTTCGATCAATGCACAGCCCGTTTGCACATCACCAGCCGTCCAAGAGGACGCAGCCACAAAGCCAAGCCACAAGAGTGAGACGTACAGCTGCCAGCTATACAACGCCAACGTCGCACGATCGACTGATCGTGTCCGTGCAGCCAGAAAGTTTGCGGAGAAGCTGCTGCAGTCCGTGATCTTCACCAACAACGAGAAGCAGTCCCGTTTGGTTTGGGACCCGGGATTGCAGCTGAGATCTGCCTCCCGCTCAACCATTCGACCAACCGAAGAACACCACCAGATGGCAGCAAGCTCGGGACGAAGCATGCGCATCTGA
- the LOC120432183 gene encoding uncharacterized protein LOC120432183 — protein sequence MSTRAKLVKKRDLIIAHLTRSKSFLKGYDAATQQHLVSTKLNFDQEQQREDMMRRFEDLYYEVRAGLLARMPKVVAPSSGSNDGAPKVHAGVHLPKIELPKFNGDYDLWLPFHDTFKSLIHDNPDLKTIQKFHYLRSCVVEEAERKIENLQLSEINYCVGYSCQTVLQVSSNKYLNKKRHVNALLHFPRAEKLTASGIHEVIDCFDRCTKILDQLGEVSSGWGVLLTQLLVSKMDDASQKSWEEAALKLADPTFGDVIQFLENQTRVLEAIAVDQQPEVQRSSPVTSGKPAKKPFPKLVVNAATDAGPQKCPVCKGSHQASYCPDFKRLSVEQRIKTIYEQKLCKNCLRVGHRMWTCPIAARCSTCGGRHHSLIHPEKPAGVRGSASNRPAPVVQQAAGSSVPSAGTGTASTPQALTSSVATIYAANVAAESRKIHVFLSTVLVSVKDCNGKLHTARALLDSGSQANLISERLCQMLRLPRKKVSVPISGVGSARMQVDSSASAIISSRVSNYTVPMEFLVLKRVTEDQPSATIAIGWNLPSDMVLADPGFNKRAPIDLLLGLEHFYEFLLLNGGQVQIQRPGEGLPLFVNTVFGWIAAGKTDLGSLNPVPSCHVSVNATLEEKIERFWTIEELQEAPKRTQEEQDCEEHFQTTFSRDTTGRYVVRLPKRLGFEKMIGESRDMAVRRLMQLERRLGKDEGLRVRYSEAIHTYLEQDHMRLVSEEELKGDTRLECYLPHHPVFKESSTTTKIRPVFDGSAKTTSNHSLNEALMVGPVLQDPLFDLVLRFRKKQVALVADIEKMYLQVKVHSDDTPLQRILWRPSPSEPIRTYEMLRVTFGLAPSSYLATRCLQQLAHDEGEVYQRAREALLRDFYVDDFIGGAESEEEALLLRQELEQLLLKGGFRLRKWVSNATGALAGLAADDLGTQTKLNFDQEQVKTLGINWQPGPDVLGIDVSSLSVSGPWTRRRVYSIIAQLWDPSGITAPVISWAKIRMQLLWVATQGWDDPLAPALATQWTEFHQQLPELAKIAVDRCAFVENPAHVEFHVFADASEAAYGACIYVRSVDPSGRVKICLLAAKSRPAGLKKVTLARLELCAALMAARLYSRVVQALKMEGTETWFWSDSTVVLAWLKSPSYVWPTFVANRVSHIQELTKGHRWNHVKGTENPADLVSRGVMPKDLVGLRLWFQGPHWLEAFEEYWSKAKHEETEDPAEELLEKKKNILVVSESPEPHPLIDRYACYWKLLRITAYCMRFARNCQRRKKPSTTSYLTVGELKEAKLALVRSVQQEPFATEIKALANHRLVPAHSSLKLLNPFLDQQGVLRVGGRLRLAGESFSTRHPMILPNSHTFTRQVAVAYHAISLHSGPRMTLAQVRQEFWPLSGKQLATYTYRNCVRCFRSNPVPVKQPPGQLPKPRTTPSRPFTVTGVDYCGPVYLKPAHRRAAALKAYIAVFVCFSTKAVHLELVGDLTTAAFLAALRRFVARRGLPSEVHSDNGLNFQGASNHLRELYDLLQDPTVIEEVTNEATRRGIDWKFIPPRAPNFGGLWEAAVKSAKTSLIRVLGQRQLSFEDMITVLAQIEAAMNSRPLTPLSEDPDELDVLTPGHFLTGTSLLAIPDPDYSDIPTNRLQHYQQLQQLVQQHWKRWRREYISQLHNQNQKFPQAIQLKAGQMVVLKEDNKAAIEWPLARIVEVYPGPDGVVRVVKLRLPNGAVYKRQASRVCLLPFERDSIGQTSNAFNPQPSQGAP from the exons ATGTCGACTAGGGCCAAGCTGGTCAAGAAGCGGGACCTGATCATCGCGCACCTGACTCGATCGAAGAGTTTCCTCAAGGGCTACGATGCGGCGACGCAACAGCATCTGGTGTCT ACCAAGCTCAACTTCGACCAGGAGCAGCAGCGAGAGGACATGATGAGGAGGTTTGAGGATCTGTATTACGAGGTAAGGGCAGGGTTGCTAGCTAGGATGCCAAAGGTGGTTGCGCCTTCTTCTGGTTCTAACGATGGGGCACCAAAAGTGCATGCTGGCGTCCATCTGCCCAAGATTGAATTGCCAAAGTTTAACGGGGATTACGATCTGTGGTTGCCTTTTCATGACACCTTCAAGTCTTTGATCCATGACAACCCGGATTTAAAGACCATTCAAAAGTTCCACTATTTGCGGTCATGCGTGGTTGAAGAGGCTGAGAGAAAAATCGAGAATCTCCAGTTGAGCGAGATCAACTATTGCGTGGGATACTCTTGTCAAACGGTTCTCCAAGTATCAAGTAACAAGTATCTCAATAAGAAACGGCATGTCAACGCGTTGTTGCATTTTCCGCGCGCGGAGAAGTTGACGGCGAGTGGGATTCATGAAGTGATCGACTGTTTCGACCGGTGTACGAAGATCTTGGATCAGTTGGGTGAGGTTTCGTCGGGCTGGGGAGTTTTGTTGACGCAGCTGTTGGTGTCGAAGATGGACGATGCATCGCAGAAGAGCTGGGAGGAAGCGGCGCTGAAACTAGCGGACCCGACGTTCGGGGATGTGATCCAGTTTTTGGAGAATCAGACGAGGGTTCTCGAAGCGATTGCAGTCGATCAGCAACCGGAAGTTCAGCGATCGTCACCTGTGACTTCTGGCAAGCCAGCAAAGAAGCCCTTCCCAAAGCTTGTGGTGAATGCTGCGACGGATGCTGGCCCGCAGAAGTGTCCAGTTTGCAAGGGATCTCACCAAGCTTCTTATTGTCCGGATTTTAAAAGGCTGTCGGTGGAGCAGCGGATCAAGACGATCTACGAGCAGAAGctgtgcaagaactgcttgcgtGTTGGACATAGGATGTGGACGTGCCCGATTGCTGCACGCTGCAGTACGTGTGGTGGTAGGCACCACTCGTTGATCCACCCCGAGAAGCCAGCGGGTGTCCGTGGTTCGGCATCGAACAGGCCGGCCCCGGTGGTGCAGCAGGCTGCTGGTTCTAGCGTACCGTCAGCAGGGACGGGAACGGCCAGCACACCGCAGGCTCTGACGAGCTCTGTGGCAACCATTTACGCTGCAAACGTGGCAGCGGAGTCGAGGAAGATTCACGTTTTCTTATCGACGGTTCTCGTTTCGGTGAAAGACTGCAACGGAAAGTTGCACACGGCGAGAGCACTTCTTGATAGCGGGTCGCaggcaaatttgatctcggaGCGGCTATGCCAGATGCTGCGATTGCCCCGTAAGAAGGTCAGCGTACCGATATCCGGTGTCGGCAGCGCACGGATGCAGGTTGACAGCTCGGCGTCGGCAATAATTTCCTCGCGCGTCTCGAACTATACCGTACCGATGGAGTTTCTGGTACTGAAACGAGTAACCGAGGACCAGCCGTCGGCAACGATTGCCATCGGG TGGAACCTCCCGTCGGATATGGTTCTGGCGGATCCCGGTTTCAACAAGCGCGCTCCGATTGACCTGCTGTTGGGATTGGAGCACTTCTACGAGTTCTTGCTGTTGAATGGCGGTCAGGTACAGATCCAGCGTCCTGGTGAAGGTCTTCCGCTGTTTGTCAACACGGTTTTTGGTTGGATAGCAGCAGGGAAGACGGACTTGGGAAGCCTCAACCCTGTCCCGAGTTGTCATGTTTCGGTTAACGCGACCCTGGAGGAGAAAATCGAGCGGTTTTGGACCATCGAAGAGCTGCAGGAGGCACCGAAGCGGACACAAGAAGAGCAGGATTGCGAGGAGCACTTCCAGACGACGTTTTCACGCGACACTACGGGAAGGTACGTGGTGCGGCTTCCGAAGCGCTTGGGCTTTGAGAAGATGATCGGCGAATCCAGGGATATGGCGGTACGACGATTGATGCAGCTCGAGCGCAGACTCGGTAAAGACGAAGGGCTACGGGTGCGTTACAGCGAAGCGATTCACACGTATCTCGAGCAGGACCACATGAGATTGGTATCGGAGGAGGAGCTGAAGGGCGACACGCGCCTTGAGTGCTACCTTCCTCACCATCCGGTGTTCAAGGAATCGAGCACAACCACGAAGATTCGACCGGTGTTTGATGGTTCGGCGAAGACGACGTCAAATCATTCGTTGAATGAGGCGCTGATGGTAGGTCCAGTTCTCCAGGACCCGCTTTTCGACCTGGTGCTTCGTTTCCGGAAGAAGCAGGTTGCTCTCGTCGCTGACATCGAGAAGATGTACTTGCAGGTCAAGGTGCATTCCGACGACACTCCTCTGCAGCGGATCTTGTGGAGGCCGTCACCGTCGGAGCCCATTCGGACGTACGAGATGCTTCGGGTCACTTTCGGCCTGGCCCCATCGTCGTACCTAGCGACAAGATGTCTCCAGCAACTGGCGCATGATGAAGGTGAAGTGTACCAACGTGCGAGGGAAGCACTGCTGCGGGATTTCTACGTCGACGACTTCATCGGAGGAGCGGAATCCGAGGAAGAAGCGCTTTTGCTGCGGCAAGAGCTGGAGCAGCTGCTGCTGAAGGGCGGTTTCAGGCTGCGCAAGTGGGTGTCGAACGCCACAGGGGCGTTGGCGGGGCTGGCTGCGGACGACCTGGGGACGCAGACCAAGCTCAACTTCGACCAGGAGCAGGTGAAGACGCTGGGCATCAACTGGCAACCTGGGCCAGATGTGCTGGGAATCGACGTGTCGAGTTTGTCCGTGAGCGGACCGTGGACCAGAAGAAGGGTCTACTCGATAATCGCCCAGCTGTGGGATCCGAGCGGAATCACTGCCCCGGTGATATCATGGGCCAAAATCCGGATGCAGCTGCTGTGGGTAGCGACGCAAGGGTGGGACGACCCGTTGGCGCCGGCGCTGGCGACACAATGGACGGAATTCCACCAGCAACTACCCGAGTTAGCCAAGATAGCAGTCGACAGGTGCGCATTCGTGGAGAATCCAGCGCACGTCGAGTTCCATGTGTTTGCGGACGCATCGGAGGCTGCATACGGAGCATGCATATACGTTCGCTCAGTTGACCCATCGGGACGGGTCAAGATTTGCCTGTTGGCGGCGAAGTCGCGGCCTGCAGGTTTGAAGAAGGTCACTCTAGCAAGACTGGAGCTGTGCGCGGCTCTGATGGCAGCGAGGCTGTACAGTAGAGTGGTCCAAGCTCTCAAGATGGAGGGTACGGAAACTTGGTTTTGGTCAGATTCGACAGTCGTGCTGGCGTGGCTCAAGTCGCCATCGTACGTCTGGCCAACGTTCGTCGCGAACCGAGTCTCGCACATTCAGGAGCTGACGAAGGGACATCGTTGGAACCATGTCAAGGGGACGGAGAATCCGGCGGACCTCGTTTCGCGCGGCGTGATGCCGAAGGATCTCGTTGGACTGCGTCTGTGGTTTCAAGGTCCGCACTGGTTGGAGGCATTCGAGGAGTATTGGAGCAAGGCGAAGCACGAGGAGACCGAAGATCCGGCCGAAGAACTGttggagaagaagaagaacattCTGGTGGTGTCGGAATCCCCGGAACCTCACCCGCTCATCGATCGCTACGCGTGCTATTGGAAGCTGCTGAGGATCACGGCGTACTGCATGAGGTTTGCTCGGAACTGTCAGCGTCGCAAGAAGCCATCCACAACGTCGTACCTCACCGTTGGCGAGCTGAAGGAAGCTAAACTGGCGCTGGTGCGCAGTGTGCAGCAGGAACCTTTCGCCACGGAGATCAAGGCACTCGCGAACCACCGACTCGTGCCCGCCCATTCGTCGTTGAAGCTGTTGAACCCGTTTCTGGATCAGCAGGGCGTACTCCGTGTTGGTGGCCGGCTTAGACTCGCAGGCGAATCGTTTTCCACCCGACATCCCATGATACTCCCGAACAGTCACACTTTCACGCGACAAGTAGCCGTCGCGTACCACGCAATTTCACTCCACTCTGGTCCTCGTATGACGCTCGCTCAAGTTCGCCAGGAGTTTTGGCCGCTAAGTGGCAAACAACTGGCAACCTACACGTATCGGAACTGTGTGCGATGTTTCCGAAGCAACCCTGTCCCTGTCAAGCAACCCCCTGGTCAACTCCCAAAGCCTCGTACAACTCCCTCTCGTCCGTTCACCGTCACCGGTGTAGATTATTGTGGCCCGGTCTACCTGAAGCCCGCACACCGTCGAGCGGCTGCGCTGAAGGCGTACATCGCCGTGTTCGTGTGCTTCAGCACAAAAGCGGTCCACCTTGAGCTGGTAGGGGATCTGACGACCGCGGCGTTTCTTGCGGCCCTGCGACGTTTCGTTGCGCGCCGAGGCCTGCCCTCGGAAGTCCACTCGGACAACGGCCTGAACTTTCAGGGAGCTAGCAACCATCTGCGAGAGCTCTACGATCTGTTGCAAGACCCTACGGTGATCGAGGAGGTCACCAACGAAGCTACTCGTCGTGGCATCGACTGGAAGTTTATCCCACCGAGAGCGCCGAATTTCGGTGGCTTGTGGGAGGCGGCGGTAAAGTCCGCCAAGACGTCGCTCATCCGCGTGCTCGGCCAGCGACAACTCTCGTTCGAGGACATGATTACTGTCCTCGCGCAAATCGAAGCAGCGATGAATTCCCGTCCGCTTACTCCACTGTCTGAGGATCCGGACGAGCTGGACGTGCTCACACCAGGGCACTTTCTGACCGGAACGTCGCTGCTGGCGATCCCAGATCCGGACTATTCGGACATCCCCACGAACCGGCTGCAGCATTACCAGCAGCTGCAACAACTGGTGCAGCAGCACTGGAAGCGGTGGAGGCGAGAGTACATCTCGCAACTCCACAATCAGAACCAGAAGTTCCCGCAAGCAATCCAGCTGAAGGCTGGCCAGATGGTTGTCCTCAAGGAGGACAACAAGGCGGCAATCGAGTGGCCTCTTGCCCGCATCGTCGAGGTCTACCCCGGCCCTGATGGCGTCGTCCGGGTCGTGAAGCTGCGCCTGCCGAACGGTGCTGTCTACAAGCGACAAGCATCCCGAGTTTGCTTGCTGCCTTTCGAGAGGGACTCGATCGGGCAGACTTCGAACGCCTTCAACCCTCAACCGTCACAAGGCGCACCGTGA